In Mixophyes fleayi isolate aMixFle1 chromosome 11, aMixFle1.hap1, whole genome shotgun sequence, one DNA window encodes the following:
- the LOC142106666 gene encoding olfactory receptor 5V1-like, with protein MNSKNHTTISEFILVGLSEISEVQIICFVLLLCIYIVTLLGNMSLIIAYIFSANLQTPMYFFLANFSFLDICYISSTVPKMLSNLLSGSKTISFYGCALQLYSFGVCGGTECYVLAAMAYDRNNAICHPLRYSAVMNKSTCIKLVAGSWLIGSVNIMIHTVLTFKLPFCDNKIDQVFCDIPPLLKLSCIDTWTNELVVFCTSGFVILCSFILINVSYIQIISIIVNVHSTSGMKKGFSTCTSHLIVVTIFYGSIMFVYLKPKSSNAMYQDRLVAVMYTVVAPLLNPFIYSLRNNDVKKALMNIGLSIWT; from the coding sequence ATGAATAGCAAAAATCATACAACTATATCTGAATTTATTCTCGTGGGACTTTCAGAAATTTCAGAAGTCCAgattatatgttttgttttactcctatgtatatatatagttacaCTGCTTGGAAACATGTCATTAATTATTGCTTATATATTTAGTGCAAATCTTCAGACTCCTATGTACTTTTTTCTTGCAAATTTTTCTTTTCTAGACATATGTTATATATCATCTACTGTTCCCAAGATGTTGTCAAACTTACTGTCAGGGAGTAAAACCATCTCTTTCTATGGGtgcgctttacaattgtacaGTTTCGGAGTCTGTGGCGGCACAGAGTGCTATGTACTTGCGGCTATGGCTTATGATCGAAACAACGCCATATGCCATCCACTACGGTATAGTGCCGTCATGAATAAATCAACTTGCATTAAGCTCGTAGCTGGCTCCTGGCTCATTGGTTCAGTCAATATTATGATACATACTGTCCTCACGTTCAAACTGCCTTTCTGCGATAATAAGATAGATCAAGTATTTTGTGACATTCCTCCCTTGCTAAAACTTTCATGCATCGACACCTGGACCAACGAACTTGTTGTTTTTTGCACTAGTGGTTTTGTTATTCTTTGTTcgtttatattaataaatgtttcgTACATACAAATAATATCAATAATTGTAAATGTCCACTCAACTTCAGGAATGAAGAAAGGTTTTTCAACTTGCACTTCCCACCTAATAGTCGTCACCATATTTTATGGATCTATCATGTTTGTGTATCTCAAACCCAAATCAAGCAATGCCATGTATCAGGATAGACTGGTTGCCGTCATGTACACAGTGGTGGCCCCACTATTAAACCCTTTTATATATAGTTTAAGGAACAATGATGTAAAAAAAGCACTCATGAATATTGGATTGTCTATATGGACATAG